One part of the Syngnathus acus chromosome 17, fSynAcu1.2, whole genome shotgun sequence genome encodes these proteins:
- the cc2d1b gene encoding coiled-coil and C2 domain-containing protein 1B isoform X2 — protein sequence MFGKKRREPLPKGRGAAAAKQMGLFVDMDPEDMMTMGADEGLDDPDLEAELAAITGGKAASGPGGKAKHKGRSPLPMEDIAKMADECMRDVDEDEDDDNLEDDEDLLAELQEVVGDEGEQPRGVSSSSAVTIVEPSSQEKSLSVVAAVPGSVQHTLEERLAMYKTALHNAKTAGEGAKSRRIERGLKTMESMLTAVKKGRQVSEAEIPPPVSTGTKSATPSAAPSVTPALPSPPEIIAPDGEEEELHSSASMLALADEPSQEQADSAQAHPSEEQAHPSEEQAHPSQEQAHTSREQAHTSQEQADPSQEQADPSQEQADPSQEQAEPSQEQAEPSQEQAEPSQEQADISPTANRNANERVATLLVQRQREYKMAALAAKKAGEAERAMVYFRTSKKFDSVIEALKQGQAVDLSGLPPPPGTSGSATPVKQNSQVPGPAAEAPALSAPGNVLEALEQRRAKYIEASAQAKAGGDERKARMHDRIAKQYQSAIRSHKAGKAVNFDELPVPPGFPPIPGQKATTTEQGVVAALEAASKLSTTDDASADEEEEENEPKKTTLSVPAASRGRRRSPSVSPERTSARDLSAAGLPLLGSAAAQQLAFLEGRRKQYMKAALHAKQKNDMEQAKSFLRIAKGLEVMVEAARSGKAVDISAVPSPPGDEDEDFVLVHHSDVGLSKKAEQLYAQLAKILKEQREKCLTHSKQFTHMGNITETTKFEKMAESCKKSIEFLKMSQAKGLPPPKHHFEDRTFHTVRMFPDLSSTEMVVVIVKGMNLPAPSGIQSNDLDAYIKFDFPYPSTEQPQRHKTNVIKNSNCPEYNQSFSLSINRNHRGFRRVVTSKGLKLELLHKGGFLRSDKPIGTAHVKLEQLESQSEIREIVEVMDGRKPTGGRVEVRVRLREPLNGQDTQASTVRWLVVEQSLLLV from the exons ATGTTCGGCAAGAAGAGGAGAGAGCCCCTCCCCAAAGGCAGGGGCGCCGCCGCTGCCAAGCAG ATGGGCCTGTTTGTAGATATGGACCCCGAGGACATGATGACGATGGGGGCCGATGAGGGTTTGGACGACCCGGACTTGGAGGCTGAGCTGGCTGCCATCACTGGAGGCAAAGCGGCCTCGGGTCCTGGGGGAAAAGCCAAGCACAAGGGAAGGA GCCCGCTTCCCATGGAGGACATCGCCAAAATGGCAGATGAGTGTATGCGAGATGTTGAcgaggatgaagatgatgacaaTCTAGAGGATGATGAAGACCTCCTG GCGGAGCTACAGGAAGTGGTGGGCGACGAAGGCGAGCAGCCCCGAGGTGTTTCTTCTTCATCTGCGGTAACTATCGTTGAACCTTCCTCACAG GAAAAGAGCCTGTCTGTTGTGGCAGCTGTGCCTGGCAGTGTGCAGCACACATTAGAAGAGCGGCTCGCCATGTACAAGACGGCACTGCACAATGCCAAGACGGCGGGCGAGGGCGCCAAATCCCGCCGGATCGAGCGTGGGCTAAAG ACGATGGAGTCCATGCTGACTGCTGTCAAGAAAGGCCGCCAAGTGAGCGAGGCGGAGATTCCTCCACCGGTCTCCACGGGAACTAAGAGCGCCACGCCAAGTGCCGCCCCTAGTGTAACCCCAGCTCTGCCCTCACCTCCTGAAATCATCGCGCCTGATGGCGAAGAGGAGGAACTGCACTCATCTGCCTCCATGCTAGCACTCGCTGATGAGCCATCACAGGAGCAGGCGGATTCGGCGCAGGCCCATCCGTCAGAGGAGCAGGCCCATCCGTCAGAGGAGCAGGCCCATCCGTCACAGGAACAAGCCCATACTTCACGGGAGCAAGCCCATACTTCACAAGAGCAGGCGGATCCTTCACAGGAGCAGGCGGATCCTTCACAGGAGCAGGCGGATCCTTCACAGGAGCAGGCGGAGCCTTCACAGGAGCAGGCGGAGCCTTCACAGGAGCAGGCGGAGCCTTCACAGGAGCAGGCAGACATCTCGCCAACCGCTAATAGGAATG CAAATGAGCGTGTGGCAACGCTGTTGGTGCAAAGGCAGCGAGAgtacaaaatggctgctttggCAGCCAAGAAGGCAGGAGAGGCGGAGCGAGCCATGGTTTACTTCAGGACCAGCAAG AAGTTCGATTCCGTGATCGAGGCCTTGAAACAAGGACAAGCTGTCGACCTGAGCGgcctgcctcctcctccag GCACAAGTGGCAGCGCAACGCCAGTCAAGCAAAACAGTCAAGTACCCGgaccggctgcagaagctccAG CCCTGTCGGCTCCTGGGAATGTACTGGAGGCGCTGGAGCAGAGGCGAGCCAAGTACATCGAGGCGTCGGCTCAAGCCAAAGCCGGCGGGGACGAGCGCAAGGCCCGCATGCACGACCGTATCGCTAAG CAATACCAGAGCGCCATCCGATCTCACAAAGCGGGAAAAGCGGTCAACTTTGATGAGCTTCCCGTTCCCCCAG GCTTTCCTCCCATTCCGGGCCAGAAGGCCACGACGACCGAGCAAGGCGTGGTCGCTGCCCTGGAGGCTGCCTCAAAGCTCTCAACTACCGATGATGCAAGTGCagatgaggaagaagaggaaaatgaG CCAAAGAAGACCACACTAAGCGTCCCGGCTGCGTCACGAGGTCGCAGAAGATCTCCGTCTGTTTCGCCCGAGAGAACATCCGCCAGAGATCTCTCAGCTGCAG GACTACCTCTCCTTGGTTCTGCAGCGGCACAGCAGCTGGCATTCCTCGAGGGCCGCCGCAAGCAGTACATGAAGGCAGCGCTTCACGCCAAGCAAAAGAACGATATGGAGCAGGCCAAGAGCTTCCTGCGCATCGCCAAGGGTCTCGAGGTCATGGTGGAGGCGGCGCGCAGCGGAAAAGCTGTGGACATCAGTGCG GTGCCCTCGCCCCCCGGTGACGAGGATGAGGACTTTGTCCTAGTGCACCACAGCGACGTGGGGCTTTCGAAGAAGGCGGAGCAGCTCTACGCGCAGTTGGCCAAGATCCTAAAAGAGCAACGCGAG AAATGTTTGACTCACTCCAAGCAATTCACCCACATGGGAAACATTACGGAGACCACCAA GTTTGAGAAGATGGCGGAGTCGTGTAAGAAGAGTATTGAGTTCCTCAAGATGTCTCAAGCCAAGGGGCTGCCTCCCCCTAAACATCATTTTGAGGACCGAACCTTCCACACAGTTAG GATGTTCCCAGATCTCAGCAGCACTGAGATGGTGGTGGTTATTGTGAAAGGGATGAATCTTCCTGCACCCAGTG GCATCCAATCAAACGACCTTGACGCTTACATCAAGTTCGACTTCCCCTACCCTAGCACG GAGCAACCACAGAGACACAAAACCAACGTCATAAAGAACAGCAACTGTCCAG AGTACAACCAGAGCTTcagcctgtcaatcaatcgCAACCACCGCGGCTTCAGGAGGGTAGTGACATCCAAAGGCCTCAAACTGGAGCTGCTGCACAAAGG TGGCTTCCTGCGGAGCGACAAGCCCATCGGGACGGCACACGTGAAGCTGGAACAGCTCGAGTCCCAGAGTGAAATCAGGGAAATTGTCGAG GTGATGGATGGCCGCAAGCCTACTGGCGGTCGCGTGGAAGTCCGCGTCCGCCTCCGGGAGCCTCTGAACGGGCAGGACACGCAGGCGAGCACTGTGCGCTGGCTGGTGGTGGAGCAGTCGCTG CTTCTCGTCTAG
- the cc2d1b gene encoding coiled-coil and C2 domain-containing protein 1B isoform X7: MFGKKRREPLPKGRGAAAAKQMGLFVDMDPEDMMTMGADEGLDDPDLEAELAAITGGKAASGPGGKAKHKGRSPLPMEDIAKMADECMRDVDEDEDDDNLEDDEDLLAELQEVVGDEGEQPRGVSSSSAVTIVEPSSQEKSLSVVAAVPGSVQHTLEERLAMYKTALHNAKTAGEGAKSRRIERGLKTMESMLTAVKKGRQVSEAEIPPPVSTGTKSATPSAAPSVTPALPSPPEIIAPDGEEEELHSSASMLALADEPSQEQADSAQAHPSEEQAHPSEEQAHPSQEQAHTSREQAHTSQEQADPSQEQADPSQEQADPSQEQADISPTANRNANERVATLLVQRQREYKMAALAAKKAGEAERAMVYFRTSKKFDSVIEALKQGQAVDLSGLPPPPGTSGSATPVKQNSQVPGPAAEAPALSAPGNVLEALEQRRAKYIEASAQAKAGGDERKARMHDRIAKQYQSAIRSHKAGKAVNFDELPVPPGFPPIPGQKATTTEQGVVAALEAASKLSTTDDASADEEEEENEVEPKKTTLSVPAASRGRRRSPSVSPERTSARDLSAAGLPLLGSAAAQQLAFLEGRRKQYMKAALHAKQKNDMEQAKSFLRIAKGLEVMVEAARSGKAVDISAVPSPPGDEDEDFVLVHHSDVGLSKKAEQLYAQLAKILKEQREKCLTHSKQFTHMGNITETTKFEKMAESCKKSIEFLKMSQAKGLPPPKHHFEDRTFHTVRMFPDLSSTEMVVVIVKGMNLPAPSGIQSNDLDAYIKFDFPYPSTEQPQRHKTNVIKNSNCPEYNQSFSLSINRNHRGFRRVVTSKGLKLELLHKGGFLRSDKPIGTAHVKLEQLESQSEIREIVEVMDGRKPTGGRVEVRVRLREPLNGQDTQASTVRWLVVEQSLLLV; this comes from the exons ATGTTCGGCAAGAAGAGGAGAGAGCCCCTCCCCAAAGGCAGGGGCGCCGCCGCTGCCAAGCAG ATGGGCCTGTTTGTAGATATGGACCCCGAGGACATGATGACGATGGGGGCCGATGAGGGTTTGGACGACCCGGACTTGGAGGCTGAGCTGGCTGCCATCACTGGAGGCAAAGCGGCCTCGGGTCCTGGGGGAAAAGCCAAGCACAAGGGAAGGA GCCCGCTTCCCATGGAGGACATCGCCAAAATGGCAGATGAGTGTATGCGAGATGTTGAcgaggatgaagatgatgacaaTCTAGAGGATGATGAAGACCTCCTG GCGGAGCTACAGGAAGTGGTGGGCGACGAAGGCGAGCAGCCCCGAGGTGTTTCTTCTTCATCTGCGGTAACTATCGTTGAACCTTCCTCACAG GAAAAGAGCCTGTCTGTTGTGGCAGCTGTGCCTGGCAGTGTGCAGCACACATTAGAAGAGCGGCTCGCCATGTACAAGACGGCACTGCACAATGCCAAGACGGCGGGCGAGGGCGCCAAATCCCGCCGGATCGAGCGTGGGCTAAAG ACGATGGAGTCCATGCTGACTGCTGTCAAGAAAGGCCGCCAAGTGAGCGAGGCGGAGATTCCTCCACCGGTCTCCACGGGAACTAAGAGCGCCACGCCAAGTGCCGCCCCTAGTGTAACCCCAGCTCTGCCCTCACCTCCTGAAATCATCGCGCCTGATGGCGAAGAGGAGGAACTGCACTCATCTGCCTCCATGCTAGCACTCGCTGATGAGCCATCACAGGAGCAGGCGGATTCGGCGCAGGCCCATCCGTCAGAGGAGCAGGCCCATCCGTCAGAGGAGCAGGCCCATCCGTCACAGGAACAAGCCCATACTTCACGGGAGCAAGCCCATACTTCACAAGAGCAGGCGGATCCTTCACAGGAGCAGGCGGATCCTTCACAGGAGCAGGCGGATCCTTCACAGGAGCAG GCAGACATCTCGCCAACCGCTAATAGGAATG CAAATGAGCGTGTGGCAACGCTGTTGGTGCAAAGGCAGCGAGAgtacaaaatggctgctttggCAGCCAAGAAGGCAGGAGAGGCGGAGCGAGCCATGGTTTACTTCAGGACCAGCAAG AAGTTCGATTCCGTGATCGAGGCCTTGAAACAAGGACAAGCTGTCGACCTGAGCGgcctgcctcctcctccag GCACAAGTGGCAGCGCAACGCCAGTCAAGCAAAACAGTCAAGTACCCGgaccggctgcagaagctccAG CCCTGTCGGCTCCTGGGAATGTACTGGAGGCGCTGGAGCAGAGGCGAGCCAAGTACATCGAGGCGTCGGCTCAAGCCAAAGCCGGCGGGGACGAGCGCAAGGCCCGCATGCACGACCGTATCGCTAAG CAATACCAGAGCGCCATCCGATCTCACAAAGCGGGAAAAGCGGTCAACTTTGATGAGCTTCCCGTTCCCCCAG GCTTTCCTCCCATTCCGGGCCAGAAGGCCACGACGACCGAGCAAGGCGTGGTCGCTGCCCTGGAGGCTGCCTCAAAGCTCTCAACTACCGATGATGCAAGTGCagatgaggaagaagaggaaaatgaGGTGGAG CCAAAGAAGACCACACTAAGCGTCCCGGCTGCGTCACGAGGTCGCAGAAGATCTCCGTCTGTTTCGCCCGAGAGAACATCCGCCAGAGATCTCTCAGCTGCAG GACTACCTCTCCTTGGTTCTGCAGCGGCACAGCAGCTGGCATTCCTCGAGGGCCGCCGCAAGCAGTACATGAAGGCAGCGCTTCACGCCAAGCAAAAGAACGATATGGAGCAGGCCAAGAGCTTCCTGCGCATCGCCAAGGGTCTCGAGGTCATGGTGGAGGCGGCGCGCAGCGGAAAAGCTGTGGACATCAGTGCG GTGCCCTCGCCCCCCGGTGACGAGGATGAGGACTTTGTCCTAGTGCACCACAGCGACGTGGGGCTTTCGAAGAAGGCGGAGCAGCTCTACGCGCAGTTGGCCAAGATCCTAAAAGAGCAACGCGAG AAATGTTTGACTCACTCCAAGCAATTCACCCACATGGGAAACATTACGGAGACCACCAA GTTTGAGAAGATGGCGGAGTCGTGTAAGAAGAGTATTGAGTTCCTCAAGATGTCTCAAGCCAAGGGGCTGCCTCCCCCTAAACATCATTTTGAGGACCGAACCTTCCACACAGTTAG GATGTTCCCAGATCTCAGCAGCACTGAGATGGTGGTGGTTATTGTGAAAGGGATGAATCTTCCTGCACCCAGTG GCATCCAATCAAACGACCTTGACGCTTACATCAAGTTCGACTTCCCCTACCCTAGCACG GAGCAACCACAGAGACACAAAACCAACGTCATAAAGAACAGCAACTGTCCAG AGTACAACCAGAGCTTcagcctgtcaatcaatcgCAACCACCGCGGCTTCAGGAGGGTAGTGACATCCAAAGGCCTCAAACTGGAGCTGCTGCACAAAGG TGGCTTCCTGCGGAGCGACAAGCCCATCGGGACGGCACACGTGAAGCTGGAACAGCTCGAGTCCCAGAGTGAAATCAGGGAAATTGTCGAG GTGATGGATGGCCGCAAGCCTACTGGCGGTCGCGTGGAAGTCCGCGTCCGCCTCCGGGAGCCTCTGAACGGGCAGGACACGCAGGCGAGCACTGTGCGCTGGCTGGTGGTGGAGCAGTCGCTG CTTCTCGTCTAG
- the cc2d1b gene encoding coiled-coil and C2 domain-containing protein 1B isoform X4 — MFGKKRREPLPKGRGAAAAKQMGLFVDMDPEDMMTMGADEGLDDPDLEAELAAITGGKAASGPGGKAKHKGRSPLPMEDIAKMADECMRDVDEDEDDDNLEDDEDLLAELQEVVGDEGEQPRGVSSSSAEKSLSVVAAVPGSVQHTLEERLAMYKTALHNAKTAGEGAKSRRIERGLKTMESMLTAVKKGRQVSEAEIPPPVSTGTKSATPSAAPSVTPALPSPPEIIAPDGEEEELHSSASMLALADEPSQEQADSAQAHPSEEQAHPSEEQAHPSQEQAHTSREQAHTSQEQADPSQEQADPSQEQADPSQEQAEPSQEQAEPSQEQAEPSQEQADISPTANRNANERVATLLVQRQREYKMAALAAKKAGEAERAMVYFRTSKKFDSVIEALKQGQAVDLSGLPPPPGTSGSATPVKQNSQVPGPAAEAPALSAPGNVLEALEQRRAKYIEASAQAKAGGDERKARMHDRIAKQYQSAIRSHKAGKAVNFDELPVPPGFPPIPGQKATTTEQGVVAALEAASKLSTTDDASADEEEEENEVEPKKTTLSVPAASRGRRRSPSVSPERTSARDLSAAGLPLLGSAAAQQLAFLEGRRKQYMKAALHAKQKNDMEQAKSFLRIAKGLEVMVEAARSGKAVDISAVPSPPGDEDEDFVLVHHSDVGLSKKAEQLYAQLAKILKEQREKCLTHSKQFTHMGNITETTKFEKMAESCKKSIEFLKMSQAKGLPPPKHHFEDRTFHTVRMFPDLSSTEMVVVIVKGMNLPAPSGIQSNDLDAYIKFDFPYPSTEQPQRHKTNVIKNSNCPEYNQSFSLSINRNHRGFRRVVTSKGLKLELLHKGGFLRSDKPIGTAHVKLEQLESQSEIREIVEVMDGRKPTGGRVEVRVRLREPLNGQDTQASTVRWLVVEQSLLLV; from the exons ATGTTCGGCAAGAAGAGGAGAGAGCCCCTCCCCAAAGGCAGGGGCGCCGCCGCTGCCAAGCAG ATGGGCCTGTTTGTAGATATGGACCCCGAGGACATGATGACGATGGGGGCCGATGAGGGTTTGGACGACCCGGACTTGGAGGCTGAGCTGGCTGCCATCACTGGAGGCAAAGCGGCCTCGGGTCCTGGGGGAAAAGCCAAGCACAAGGGAAGGA GCCCGCTTCCCATGGAGGACATCGCCAAAATGGCAGATGAGTGTATGCGAGATGTTGAcgaggatgaagatgatgacaaTCTAGAGGATGATGAAGACCTCCTG GCGGAGCTACAGGAAGTGGTGGGCGACGAAGGCGAGCAGCCCCGAGGTGTTTCTTCTTCATCTGCG GAAAAGAGCCTGTCTGTTGTGGCAGCTGTGCCTGGCAGTGTGCAGCACACATTAGAAGAGCGGCTCGCCATGTACAAGACGGCACTGCACAATGCCAAGACGGCGGGCGAGGGCGCCAAATCCCGCCGGATCGAGCGTGGGCTAAAG ACGATGGAGTCCATGCTGACTGCTGTCAAGAAAGGCCGCCAAGTGAGCGAGGCGGAGATTCCTCCACCGGTCTCCACGGGAACTAAGAGCGCCACGCCAAGTGCCGCCCCTAGTGTAACCCCAGCTCTGCCCTCACCTCCTGAAATCATCGCGCCTGATGGCGAAGAGGAGGAACTGCACTCATCTGCCTCCATGCTAGCACTCGCTGATGAGCCATCACAGGAGCAGGCGGATTCGGCGCAGGCCCATCCGTCAGAGGAGCAGGCCCATCCGTCAGAGGAGCAGGCCCATCCGTCACAGGAACAAGCCCATACTTCACGGGAGCAAGCCCATACTTCACAAGAGCAGGCGGATCCTTCACAGGAGCAGGCGGATCCTTCACAGGAGCAGGCGGATCCTTCACAGGAGCAGGCGGAGCCTTCACAGGAGCAGGCGGAGCCTTCACAGGAGCAGGCGGAGCCTTCACAGGAGCAGGCAGACATCTCGCCAACCGCTAATAGGAATG CAAATGAGCGTGTGGCAACGCTGTTGGTGCAAAGGCAGCGAGAgtacaaaatggctgctttggCAGCCAAGAAGGCAGGAGAGGCGGAGCGAGCCATGGTTTACTTCAGGACCAGCAAG AAGTTCGATTCCGTGATCGAGGCCTTGAAACAAGGACAAGCTGTCGACCTGAGCGgcctgcctcctcctccag GCACAAGTGGCAGCGCAACGCCAGTCAAGCAAAACAGTCAAGTACCCGgaccggctgcagaagctccAG CCCTGTCGGCTCCTGGGAATGTACTGGAGGCGCTGGAGCAGAGGCGAGCCAAGTACATCGAGGCGTCGGCTCAAGCCAAAGCCGGCGGGGACGAGCGCAAGGCCCGCATGCACGACCGTATCGCTAAG CAATACCAGAGCGCCATCCGATCTCACAAAGCGGGAAAAGCGGTCAACTTTGATGAGCTTCCCGTTCCCCCAG GCTTTCCTCCCATTCCGGGCCAGAAGGCCACGACGACCGAGCAAGGCGTGGTCGCTGCCCTGGAGGCTGCCTCAAAGCTCTCAACTACCGATGATGCAAGTGCagatgaggaagaagaggaaaatgaGGTGGAG CCAAAGAAGACCACACTAAGCGTCCCGGCTGCGTCACGAGGTCGCAGAAGATCTCCGTCTGTTTCGCCCGAGAGAACATCCGCCAGAGATCTCTCAGCTGCAG GACTACCTCTCCTTGGTTCTGCAGCGGCACAGCAGCTGGCATTCCTCGAGGGCCGCCGCAAGCAGTACATGAAGGCAGCGCTTCACGCCAAGCAAAAGAACGATATGGAGCAGGCCAAGAGCTTCCTGCGCATCGCCAAGGGTCTCGAGGTCATGGTGGAGGCGGCGCGCAGCGGAAAAGCTGTGGACATCAGTGCG GTGCCCTCGCCCCCCGGTGACGAGGATGAGGACTTTGTCCTAGTGCACCACAGCGACGTGGGGCTTTCGAAGAAGGCGGAGCAGCTCTACGCGCAGTTGGCCAAGATCCTAAAAGAGCAACGCGAG AAATGTTTGACTCACTCCAAGCAATTCACCCACATGGGAAACATTACGGAGACCACCAA GTTTGAGAAGATGGCGGAGTCGTGTAAGAAGAGTATTGAGTTCCTCAAGATGTCTCAAGCCAAGGGGCTGCCTCCCCCTAAACATCATTTTGAGGACCGAACCTTCCACACAGTTAG GATGTTCCCAGATCTCAGCAGCACTGAGATGGTGGTGGTTATTGTGAAAGGGATGAATCTTCCTGCACCCAGTG GCATCCAATCAAACGACCTTGACGCTTACATCAAGTTCGACTTCCCCTACCCTAGCACG GAGCAACCACAGAGACACAAAACCAACGTCATAAAGAACAGCAACTGTCCAG AGTACAACCAGAGCTTcagcctgtcaatcaatcgCAACCACCGCGGCTTCAGGAGGGTAGTGACATCCAAAGGCCTCAAACTGGAGCTGCTGCACAAAGG TGGCTTCCTGCGGAGCGACAAGCCCATCGGGACGGCACACGTGAAGCTGGAACAGCTCGAGTCCCAGAGTGAAATCAGGGAAATTGTCGAG GTGATGGATGGCCGCAAGCCTACTGGCGGTCGCGTGGAAGTCCGCGTCCGCCTCCGGGAGCCTCTGAACGGGCAGGACACGCAGGCGAGCACTGTGCGCTGGCTGGTGGTGGAGCAGTCGCTG CTTCTCGTCTAG
- the cc2d1b gene encoding coiled-coil and C2 domain-containing protein 1B isoform X1: protein MFGKKRREPLPKGRGAAAAKQMGLFVDMDPEDMMTMGADEGLDDPDLEAELAAITGGKAASGPGGKAKHKGRSPLPMEDIAKMADECMRDVDEDEDDDNLEDDEDLLAELQEVVGDEGEQPRGVSSSSAVTIVEPSSQEKSLSVVAAVPGSVQHTLEERLAMYKTALHNAKTAGEGAKSRRIERGLKTMESMLTAVKKGRQVSEAEIPPPVSTGTKSATPSAAPSVTPALPSPPEIIAPDGEEEELHSSASMLALADEPSQEQADSAQAHPSEEQAHPSEEQAHPSQEQAHTSREQAHTSQEQADPSQEQADPSQEQADPSQEQAEPSQEQAEPSQEQAEPSQEQADISPTANRNANERVATLLVQRQREYKMAALAAKKAGEAERAMVYFRTSKKFDSVIEALKQGQAVDLSGLPPPPGTSGSATPVKQNSQVPGPAAEAPALSAPGNVLEALEQRRAKYIEASAQAKAGGDERKARMHDRIAKQYQSAIRSHKAGKAVNFDELPVPPGFPPIPGQKATTTEQGVVAALEAASKLSTTDDASADEEEEENEVEPKKTTLSVPAASRGRRRSPSVSPERTSARDLSAAGLPLLGSAAAQQLAFLEGRRKQYMKAALHAKQKNDMEQAKSFLRIAKGLEVMVEAARSGKAVDISAVPSPPGDEDEDFVLVHHSDVGLSKKAEQLYAQLAKILKEQREKCLTHSKQFTHMGNITETTKFEKMAESCKKSIEFLKMSQAKGLPPPKHHFEDRTFHTVRMFPDLSSTEMVVVIVKGMNLPAPSGIQSNDLDAYIKFDFPYPSTEQPQRHKTNVIKNSNCPEYNQSFSLSINRNHRGFRRVVTSKGLKLELLHKGGFLRSDKPIGTAHVKLEQLESQSEIREIVEVMDGRKPTGGRVEVRVRLREPLNGQDTQASTVRWLVVEQSLLLV from the exons ATGTTCGGCAAGAAGAGGAGAGAGCCCCTCCCCAAAGGCAGGGGCGCCGCCGCTGCCAAGCAG ATGGGCCTGTTTGTAGATATGGACCCCGAGGACATGATGACGATGGGGGCCGATGAGGGTTTGGACGACCCGGACTTGGAGGCTGAGCTGGCTGCCATCACTGGAGGCAAAGCGGCCTCGGGTCCTGGGGGAAAAGCCAAGCACAAGGGAAGGA GCCCGCTTCCCATGGAGGACATCGCCAAAATGGCAGATGAGTGTATGCGAGATGTTGAcgaggatgaagatgatgacaaTCTAGAGGATGATGAAGACCTCCTG GCGGAGCTACAGGAAGTGGTGGGCGACGAAGGCGAGCAGCCCCGAGGTGTTTCTTCTTCATCTGCGGTAACTATCGTTGAACCTTCCTCACAG GAAAAGAGCCTGTCTGTTGTGGCAGCTGTGCCTGGCAGTGTGCAGCACACATTAGAAGAGCGGCTCGCCATGTACAAGACGGCACTGCACAATGCCAAGACGGCGGGCGAGGGCGCCAAATCCCGCCGGATCGAGCGTGGGCTAAAG ACGATGGAGTCCATGCTGACTGCTGTCAAGAAAGGCCGCCAAGTGAGCGAGGCGGAGATTCCTCCACCGGTCTCCACGGGAACTAAGAGCGCCACGCCAAGTGCCGCCCCTAGTGTAACCCCAGCTCTGCCCTCACCTCCTGAAATCATCGCGCCTGATGGCGAAGAGGAGGAACTGCACTCATCTGCCTCCATGCTAGCACTCGCTGATGAGCCATCACAGGAGCAGGCGGATTCGGCGCAGGCCCATCCGTCAGAGGAGCAGGCCCATCCGTCAGAGGAGCAGGCCCATCCGTCACAGGAACAAGCCCATACTTCACGGGAGCAAGCCCATACTTCACAAGAGCAGGCGGATCCTTCACAGGAGCAGGCGGATCCTTCACAGGAGCAGGCGGATCCTTCACAGGAGCAGGCGGAGCCTTCACAGGAGCAGGCGGAGCCTTCACAGGAGCAGGCGGAGCCTTCACAGGAGCAGGCAGACATCTCGCCAACCGCTAATAGGAATG CAAATGAGCGTGTGGCAACGCTGTTGGTGCAAAGGCAGCGAGAgtacaaaatggctgctttggCAGCCAAGAAGGCAGGAGAGGCGGAGCGAGCCATGGTTTACTTCAGGACCAGCAAG AAGTTCGATTCCGTGATCGAGGCCTTGAAACAAGGACAAGCTGTCGACCTGAGCGgcctgcctcctcctccag GCACAAGTGGCAGCGCAACGCCAGTCAAGCAAAACAGTCAAGTACCCGgaccggctgcagaagctccAG CCCTGTCGGCTCCTGGGAATGTACTGGAGGCGCTGGAGCAGAGGCGAGCCAAGTACATCGAGGCGTCGGCTCAAGCCAAAGCCGGCGGGGACGAGCGCAAGGCCCGCATGCACGACCGTATCGCTAAG CAATACCAGAGCGCCATCCGATCTCACAAAGCGGGAAAAGCGGTCAACTTTGATGAGCTTCCCGTTCCCCCAG GCTTTCCTCCCATTCCGGGCCAGAAGGCCACGACGACCGAGCAAGGCGTGGTCGCTGCCCTGGAGGCTGCCTCAAAGCTCTCAACTACCGATGATGCAAGTGCagatgaggaagaagaggaaaatgaGGTGGAG CCAAAGAAGACCACACTAAGCGTCCCGGCTGCGTCACGAGGTCGCAGAAGATCTCCGTCTGTTTCGCCCGAGAGAACATCCGCCAGAGATCTCTCAGCTGCAG GACTACCTCTCCTTGGTTCTGCAGCGGCACAGCAGCTGGCATTCCTCGAGGGCCGCCGCAAGCAGTACATGAAGGCAGCGCTTCACGCCAAGCAAAAGAACGATATGGAGCAGGCCAAGAGCTTCCTGCGCATCGCCAAGGGTCTCGAGGTCATGGTGGAGGCGGCGCGCAGCGGAAAAGCTGTGGACATCAGTGCG GTGCCCTCGCCCCCCGGTGACGAGGATGAGGACTTTGTCCTAGTGCACCACAGCGACGTGGGGCTTTCGAAGAAGGCGGAGCAGCTCTACGCGCAGTTGGCCAAGATCCTAAAAGAGCAACGCGAG AAATGTTTGACTCACTCCAAGCAATTCACCCACATGGGAAACATTACGGAGACCACCAA GTTTGAGAAGATGGCGGAGTCGTGTAAGAAGAGTATTGAGTTCCTCAAGATGTCTCAAGCCAAGGGGCTGCCTCCCCCTAAACATCATTTTGAGGACCGAACCTTCCACACAGTTAG GATGTTCCCAGATCTCAGCAGCACTGAGATGGTGGTGGTTATTGTGAAAGGGATGAATCTTCCTGCACCCAGTG GCATCCAATCAAACGACCTTGACGCTTACATCAAGTTCGACTTCCCCTACCCTAGCACG GAGCAACCACAGAGACACAAAACCAACGTCATAAAGAACAGCAACTGTCCAG AGTACAACCAGAGCTTcagcctgtcaatcaatcgCAACCACCGCGGCTTCAGGAGGGTAGTGACATCCAAAGGCCTCAAACTGGAGCTGCTGCACAAAGG TGGCTTCCTGCGGAGCGACAAGCCCATCGGGACGGCACACGTGAAGCTGGAACAGCTCGAGTCCCAGAGTGAAATCAGGGAAATTGTCGAG GTGATGGATGGCCGCAAGCCTACTGGCGGTCGCGTGGAAGTCCGCGTCCGCCTCCGGGAGCCTCTGAACGGGCAGGACACGCAGGCGAGCACTGTGCGCTGGCTGGTGGTGGAGCAGTCGCTG CTTCTCGTCTAG